In Anaerostipes hadrus ATCC 29173 = JCM 17467, a single genomic region encodes these proteins:
- the hemA gene encoding glutamyl-tRNA reductase, with protein sequence MQFGFLGIDYKNADLTIRDEISFTDQKKLEFFHKAEEIGVEQVMILSTCNRSEIYYFFDDEQQIKKIQNIYCDMFDKAEIEQYIRHCEEDKAVSYLFQVTAGLESMVLGEDQILGQVKDALDFSRTMGFSKKELNKVVRDAITCAKKVKTTFRISEKPVSVGYIGICELQKICDIKDKMVLVIGSGDTAVLALRYLQEYEAGKIYLCSRTLAHAGNVQKEFQEIEIISYEQRYEIMKQCDIVVSATSAPHVVVKQEYYTPEKQVTFLDLATPRDIDPKLSDDAKVNLINLDTIKEISKANQSEREELCRQSNTMISKAKEETMQWLFQAPMEETIRSLQEKCTEIVEDSYSYLSRKIDFGTREQKLLKKVLNASLQRMIKEPIQELKHLETRQEQADYKKMVEQLFGIETKKGK encoded by the coding sequence ATGCAGTTTGGATTTCTAGGAATTGATTATAAAAATGCAGATCTTACCATTCGTGATGAAATTTCATTTACGGATCAGAAGAAGCTTGAATTTTTTCATAAAGCAGAGGAAATCGGGGTTGAACAGGTGATGATCTTATCGACCTGTAACCGCAGTGAGATTTATTATTTTTTTGATGATGAACAACAGATCAAAAAAATACAAAATATATACTGTGATATGTTCGATAAAGCAGAGATTGAGCAATATATCAGACATTGCGAAGAAGATAAAGCAGTTTCTTATCTGTTTCAAGTAACCGCAGGATTAGAATCTATGGTACTAGGAGAAGATCAGATTCTTGGACAAGTAAAAGATGCCTTGGATTTTTCAAGAACCATGGGATTTAGCAAGAAAGAACTAAATAAAGTCGTAAGAGATGCTATTACTTGTGCAAAAAAGGTAAAAACAACGTTTAGAATAAGTGAGAAACCAGTATCTGTTGGATATATCGGAATCTGTGAATTACAGAAAATATGTGATATCAAAGACAAAATGGTCTTGGTGATCGGAAGCGGAGATACTGCAGTTCTTGCACTTCGTTATCTGCAGGAATATGAAGCAGGCAAGATTTATTTATGCAGCAGAACACTGGCACATGCAGGAAATGTTCAGAAAGAGTTTCAAGAGATTGAGATCATTTCTTACGAACAAAGATATGAGATCATGAAACAATGTGATATTGTAGTATCTGCAACATCAGCACCACATGTGGTTGTAAAACAAGAATATTATACGCCAGAAAAACAAGTTACATTTTTAGATCTTGCAACACCAAGAGATATTGATCCAAAACTTTCAGATGACGCAAAGGTAAATCTGATCAATTTAGATACGATCAAAGAGATTTCTAAAGCAAATCAGTCAGAACGTGAAGAACTTTGCAGACAAAGCAATACGATGATCAGCAAAGCAAAAGAAGAAACGATGCAGTGGCTGTTTCAGGCACCAATGGAAGAAACAATTCGCTCCTTGCAGGAAAAATGTACAGAGATCGTGGAAGATAGTTATTCATATTTATCAAGAAAAATAGATTTTGGAACAAGAGAGCAGAAACTTCTAAAGAAGGTGTTAAATGCATCCTTGCAGCGCATGATCAAAGAACCGATTCAGGAATTAAAACATTTAGAAACAAGACAGGAACAAGCAGATTATAAGAAGATGGTAGAACAGCTTTTTGGGATAGAGACAAAGAAAGGAAAATGA
- the hemC gene encoding hydroxymethylbilane synthase has product MKYIIGSRGSRLALIQTKYVQEKLAKAYPEHTFEIQIIKTKGDKIQNKPLDKIGGKGLFVKEIEEKIISGEIHMGVHSMKDMPSTPAKGLVFTKVWKREDPRDVLILRTAKHLSELREGAVIATGSKRRAFQLLKLRPDLQIINIRGNVDTRLRKMEEQQLDGIVLAAAGLKRLGMEDVITQYLAPEDMISAPAQGALALEVREDQKELQKMLDVFCDEETMNEVCAERNFLEQMGGSCHTPAGARCQKTDQGYELYAMFGNEDGSKQAYTKVYGTCPEILAQTAVKNIKKQLAGIVYLIGAGPGDPGLITVKGKEILKKADCVIYDRLIPQELLDETKEGCEHIYVGKENHHHTMKQEQINELLAQKALQYDIVVRLKGGDPFVFGRGGEEALYLADHGIYCEVVPGISSCIAAAELAGIPVTHRGISKGFRVVTAHDRRNQLSDLNFASMAKSEETLVFLMGLSKLEEITTNLLKNGMDANTPVAVVSSAASTKQQTCEATLNTIHEKVKQEKLSSPAVIVVGEVVKLQKQIQKLEDTTCHLVTKIGDQPSKLAQILKDHGYKVKELQTGEISYRYDWISKEELAKVTYLIFTSRYGVHGFMKQMKSSNLDIRDLFDKKIVVVGKKTKDVLMQYGIIADLMPEEAGEINLSELMKQEVDAKDVVWYCKGISGGEKLKKALTPICQVTEKVMYENNRKILSEIPEMKDIRSVSFTCASSARRFFDQIGEEKQQWIENIPCISIGEKTTKQLREIGVRHILESKDTTYVSMFYKIKESML; this is encoded by the coding sequence ATGAAATATATCATCGGATCAAGAGGATCACGCCTTGCACTGATCCAGACAAAATATGTTCAGGAAAAATTAGCGAAAGCTTATCCAGAACACACTTTTGAAATCCAGATCATTAAAACAAAAGGTGATAAGATTCAGAATAAACCATTAGATAAAATTGGTGGAAAAGGTCTGTTTGTCAAAGAGATTGAAGAAAAGATCATTTCTGGGGAAATCCATATGGGAGTTCACAGCATGAAAGACATGCCGTCAACCCCGGCAAAAGGCCTTGTTTTTACAAAAGTATGGAAAAGGGAAGATCCAAGAGATGTGTTGATCCTTCGAACAGCGAAACATCTGTCTGAATTACGAGAAGGTGCTGTGATAGCAACAGGAAGCAAAAGAAGAGCATTTCAGTTATTAAAGTTAAGACCAGACCTTCAGATTATAAATATTCGAGGGAATGTTGATACGAGACTTCGAAAAATGGAGGAACAACAATTAGATGGAATCGTTCTTGCGGCAGCAGGTCTTAAAAGACTAGGAATGGAAGATGTGATCACGCAATATCTGGCGCCAGAAGACATGATCTCAGCACCAGCACAGGGTGCTCTGGCTTTGGAAGTAAGAGAAGATCAGAAAGAATTGCAAAAGATGTTGGATGTATTTTGTGATGAAGAAACAATGAACGAAGTATGTGCAGAACGAAATTTCTTAGAACAAATGGGAGGCAGTTGTCATACTCCGGCAGGTGCCAGATGTCAAAAGACAGATCAAGGGTACGAACTATATGCTATGTTTGGAAATGAAGATGGAAGCAAACAGGCATATACGAAAGTTTATGGAACATGCCCTGAGATCTTAGCACAAACGGCAGTAAAAAATATCAAAAAACAGCTGGCAGGAATCGTATATTTAATTGGTGCAGGACCGGGAGATCCAGGACTTATCACGGTTAAAGGAAAAGAAATCTTAAAAAAAGCGGATTGTGTCATTTATGACAGATTGATCCCACAAGAATTATTAGATGAAACAAAAGAAGGATGCGAACATATCTATGTTGGAAAAGAAAATCATCATCATACGATGAAACAAGAACAGATCAATGAATTATTAGCACAAAAAGCATTACAATATGATATCGTAGTGCGTTTAAAAGGTGGGGATCCATTTGTCTTTGGAAGAGGTGGAGAAGAAGCCCTATATTTAGCCGATCATGGAATTTATTGTGAAGTTGTTCCAGGAATCAGCTCCTGTATCGCAGCTGCGGAACTTGCGGGGATTCCTGTAACTCATCGAGGAATCTCCAAAGGATTCCGTGTTGTGACAGCACATGATCGAAGAAATCAGTTATCTGATCTTAATTTTGCATCTATGGCAAAGTCTGAAGAAACTTTAGTGTTCTTAATGGGACTTTCGAAACTAGAAGAGATCACAACGAATCTATTAAAAAATGGAATGGATGCCAATACACCTGTTGCAGTTGTTTCTAGTGCAGCATCTACAAAGCAGCAAACGTGTGAAGCAACATTAAATACGATTCATGAAAAAGTAAAGCAAGAAAAACTTTCATCACCAGCAGTCATTGTTGTAGGAGAGGTTGTGAAACTTCAAAAACAGATTCAAAAACTAGAAGATACAACCTGTCATTTAGTTACCAAAATAGGAGATCAGCCATCAAAGTTAGCGCAGATATTAAAAGATCATGGATATAAGGTCAAGGAACTTCAGACAGGAGAGATTTCTTATAGATATGACTGGATTTCCAAAGAGGAATTAGCGAAAGTGACCTATCTGATTTTTACAAGCAGATATGGAGTTCATGGTTTTATGAAACAGATGAAATCTTCGAATCTGGATATTCGAGATCTCTTCGATAAAAAAATTGTCGTTGTAGGTAAAAAGACAAAAGATGTCTTGATGCAATATGGGATTATAGCAGATCTTATGCCAGAAGAAGCAGGAGAGATCAATCTTTCCGAACTTATGAAACAGGAAGTAGATGCAAAGGATGTGGTCTGGTACTGTAAAGGCATATCTGGTGGAGAAAAATTAAAAAAAGCTCTTACACCGATCTGTCAGGTAACAGAAAAGGTCATGTATGAAAATAATAGAAAGATTTTAAGTGAAATTCCAGAAATGAAAGATATCCGAAGTGTTTCTTTTACCTGTGCATCATCAGCTCGAAGATTTTTTGATCAGATAGGAGAAGAAAAGCAACAATGGATAGAGAATATTCCGTGTATCAGTATTGGAGAAAAGACAACGAAGCAGCTTCGAGAAATAGGAGTACGGCATATTTTAGAATCTAAGGATACAACCTATGTATCAATGTTTTATAAAATCAAAGAATCAATGTTATAA
- the hemL gene encoding glutamate-1-semialdehyde 2,1-aminomutase yields MKDTRSKELYERAKVHIPGGVNSPVRAFRAVNRTPRFMESAKGDRIIDADGNEYIDYVCSWGPGILGHAHPQVIKKVMDSCENGLTFGAPTEKEVILAELISELIPSMEVSRLVSSGTEAVMSAIRAARGFTGRDKIVKFRGCYHGHSDSLLVKAGSGALTTSVPDSAGVPKDDTKNTLVAEYNDKDSVQKLFDENKDQIAAVIVEPVAANMGLVLPEEGFLEFLREITKDHGSLLIFDEVITGFRLSLGGAQQYYNIKPDITTLGKIVGGGMPIGAYGGRREIMQMISPDGPVYQAGTLSGNPVATTAGIETLNILKNDPQIYERLEQKTRKLADAAREAGKGHICVNQIGSLMSVFFTDQKVRDFESAVTSNTEQYADYFGYLLDRGIYIAPSQFETMFISNAHTEEDIEKTCKLAGEALCSLDF; encoded by the coding sequence ATGAAAGATACAAGATCAAAAGAATTATATGAACGAGCAAAAGTACATATTCCGGGAGGGGTAAACAGTCCAGTTCGTGCATTCCGTGCGGTAAATCGTACTCCAAGATTCATGGAATCTGCAAAAGGAGACCGTATTATTGACGCCGATGGAAATGAATATATCGATTATGTATGTTCATGGGGACCTGGAATCTTAGGACATGCTCATCCTCAAGTCATCAAAAAAGTCATGGACTCTTGTGAAAACGGTTTGACTTTCGGAGCACCAACAGAGAAGGAAGTGATCCTTGCAGAATTGATCAGTGAATTGATCCCGTCTATGGAAGTAAGCCGTCTGGTAAGTTCTGGAACAGAAGCTGTTATGAGTGCGATCCGTGCAGCCAGAGGATTTACAGGGAGAGATAAGATCGTTAAATTCCGCGGATGCTATCATGGACATTCCGACAGTTTGTTAGTAAAAGCAGGATCGGGAGCACTTACAACATCTGTTCCAGATAGTGCTGGAGTTCCAAAAGATGATACGAAGAATACATTAGTCGCAGAATACAATGACAAAGATTCTGTACAAAAACTATTTGATGAAAATAAAGATCAGATCGCAGCAGTGATCGTAGAACCGGTGGCAGCTAATATGGGATTAGTACTTCCAGAAGAAGGATTTCTCGAATTTTTAAGAGAGATCACAAAAGATCACGGATCATTATTGATCTTTGATGAGGTTATTACAGGTTTTAGGCTATCTCTAGGAGGAGCACAGCAGTATTATAATATCAAGCCGGATATCACAACACTTGGAAAAATTGTTGGTGGAGGAATGCCGATCGGTGCGTATGGCGGAAGAAGAGAAATCATGCAGATGATCTCTCCAGATGGGCCAGTTTATCAGGCAGGAACATTGTCAGGAAACCCAGTTGCAACAACGGCAGGAATTGAGACATTAAATATCTTAAAAAATGATCCGCAGATTTACGAAAGACTAGAGCAAAAAACAAGAAAACTTGCTGATGCAGCAAGAGAAGCAGGAAAAGGACATATTTGTGTTAATCAGATTGGATCTTTAATGAGTGTATTCTTTACAGACCAGAAAGTCAGAGATTTTGAAAGTGCTGTGACATCCAATACAGAACAGTATGCAGATTATTTTGGATATTTACTAGATCGCGGAATTTATATTGCACCATCTCAGTTTGAGACAATGTTTATTTCTAACGCACATACAGAAGAAGATATTGAGAAAACATGTAAACTTGCAGGAGAGGCTCTATGCAGTTTGGATTTCTAG
- a CDS encoding precorrin-2 dehydrogenase/sirohydrochlorin ferrochelatase family protein, producing the protein MAYFPMFVQLKKKKCLVIGGGKIALRKIEVLKDFEADITVIAPEMITQIRQIDQICRIFRTFMEKDFNEADFVIAATDDQKTNHEISQICRRKKIPVNAVDQKEDCSFIFPSYVKEGEVVAAFSSGGQSPLITQYLKEKIKPDLNKELGQLAQILGSLRKLAKSCIATEQERKAFYKELLQIGLEDIDSLEEQRINEIIQKYISE; encoded by the coding sequence ATGGCATATTTTCCAATGTTTGTACAACTAAAGAAGAAAAAATGTCTAGTGATCGGCGGTGGTAAGATCGCACTTCGTAAGATTGAAGTTTTAAAAGATTTTGAAGCAGATATTACCGTGATCGCACCAGAGATGATAACACAGATTCGGCAGATCGATCAGATTTGCCGAATCTTTCGAACGTTTATGGAGAAAGATTTTAATGAGGCAGATTTTGTGATCGCAGCAACCGATGATCAAAAAACAAATCATGAGATCAGCCAGATCTGCAGACGAAAGAAGATTCCTGTCAATGCGGTCGATCAGAAAGAAGATTGCAGCTTTATTTTTCCATCCTATGTAAAAGAAGGAGAAGTTGTCGCTGCATTTTCAAGTGGCGGGCAGAGTCCGTTGATCACACAGTATTTAAAAGAAAAGATCAAACCAGATTTGAATAAAGAATTAGGACAACTCGCACAGATCTTGGGAAGTCTGAGAAAGCTTGCAAAATCATGCATTGCCACAGAACAGGAACGAAAGGCATTTTATAAAGAATTATTACAAATCGGATTAGAGGATATTGATTCATTGGAAGAACAACGAATCAATGAAATCATTCAAAAATATATATCAGAGTGA
- a CDS encoding nitrite/sulfite reductase — protein METINPQEWKQDLPAFKEKTDQFYAGELSKADYKGFSGGYGSYAQKDGKASMIRLRMSGGHLTKDKLKFIADSIKTYNVDKVHLTTCQTIQLHNLQPEAIYGIMEGGLDHGIVTMGGGGDFPRNVTVSPLSGVEKGEYFNVLPYAEAAGEYLMTFIKKEVMPRKLKVGFSNGPANETHATFRDLGFVAREDGNFDVYSAGGLGNNARFGLKVAENVQPEKILYYICAMRETFIAHGNYKQRGRARTRYMQETLGEEGYIKAFHEKLDEVFASGQDLDLHVEISEVKKQGDGSKVSGKRVIDQKQEGLYAVSYHPFGGCPKPEKLREIYDVIKDMDEVEARISPDETMYIINLTGDEAKKVLDATDDGAETLFETSVSCIGATICQVGLRDSQGLLHKVIEAEREAGLKDGSLPKIHISGCMSSCGTHQIGEIGFHGSMKVIDKVAHSAFVLHINGSDLQGKEKMGEEVGIILEEDIPQFLVKLGQAVESEELDFSQWNLKHPEGIKEIAKEYIK, from the coding sequence ATGGAAACGATCAATCCACAGGAATGGAAACAAGACCTGCCAGCATTTAAAGAAAAGACAGACCAGTTTTATGCAGGAGAACTAAGTAAAGCAGATTACAAAGGATTTTCCGGTGGTTACGGAAGTTATGCACAGAAAGATGGAAAAGCAAGTATGATCCGTCTTCGTATGTCAGGTGGCCATTTAACAAAAGATAAATTGAAATTTATCGCAGACAGTATTAAAACATATAATGTAGATAAAGTTCACCTGACGACATGTCAGACGATTCAGTTACATAACTTACAGCCAGAAGCAATTTATGGAATCATGGAAGGTGGATTAGATCATGGCATTGTCACAATGGGTGGAGGTGGAGATTTTCCACGTAATGTAACCGTATCTCCATTGTCAGGTGTTGAAAAAGGAGAATATTTTAACGTTCTTCCATATGCCGAAGCAGCTGGAGAATATTTGATGACATTTATCAAAAAAGAAGTTATGCCAAGAAAATTAAAAGTTGGATTTTCAAACGGGCCAGCTAATGAGACACATGCAACATTCCGTGATCTTGGATTTGTGGCAAGGGAAGATGGAAACTTTGATGTTTACAGTGCTGGAGGACTTGGTAACAATGCGAGATTTGGACTGAAAGTTGCTGAGAATGTACAACCAGAGAAGATTCTTTATTATATTTGTGCAATGAGAGAAACATTCATCGCACATGGAAATTATAAACAACGTGGAAGAGCAAGAACGCGTTATATGCAGGAGACTTTAGGTGAAGAAGGATATATCAAAGCTTTCCATGAGAAATTAGATGAAGTTTTCGCATCCGGACAGGATCTTGATCTTCATGTAGAAATTTCTGAAGTGAAGAAACAGGGAGATGGAAGTAAAGTATCTGGTAAACGAGTGATCGATCAGAAACAGGAAGGATTATATGCAGTTTCTTATCACCCATTCGGTGGCTGTCCAAAACCTGAGAAATTAAGAGAAATCTATGATGTGATCAAAGATATGGATGAAGTGGAAGCAAGAATTTCACCAGATGAGACAATGTACATCATCAATCTGACAGGAGATGAAGCAAAGAAAGTTTTAGATGCGACAGATGATGGTGCAGAAACGTTGTTTGAGACATCTGTATCTTGTATCGGAGCAACGATCTGTCAGGTTGGATTAAGAGATTCTCAAGGATTATTACACAAAGTGATCGAAGCAGAAAGAGAAGCTGGATTAAAGGATGGTTCACTGCCTAAGATTCATATTTCTGGATGTATGTCTTCTTGCGGAACACATCAGATCGGAGAGATCGGATTCCACGGAAGTATGAAAGTAATTGATAAAGTTGCTCATTCTGCATTTGTACTTCATATCAATGGATCTGATCTTCAGGGAAAAGAGAAGATGGGAGAAGAAGTTGGGATCATTTTAGAAGAAGATATTCCACAGTTCTTGGTAAAATTAGGACAGGCAGTTGAGAGTGAAGAACTTGACTTTTCACAGTGGAATTTAAAACATCCAGAAGGAATCAAGGAAATCGCAAAAGAATATATAAAATAG
- the cytX gene encoding putative hydroxymethylpyrimidine transporter CytX, producing the protein MGSRRTSIFENGLIWFGAGVSLAEILTGTYFASLGFSTGLLAIIIGHIIGCGMMFFAGFIGGKTRKSAMETVKMSFGSTGALLFAVLNILQLVGWTAIMIYDGSLAAAGIFNIANWVWPVIIGGLIIIWILVGIENLGKINTVAMAALFILTLVLSFIIFGHGSLKPVANDGLTFGAAVELAVAMPLSWLPLISDYTREAKEPTKATWASVIVYGLVSCWMYVIGMGISIFTGESDIAQIMVKAGLGIAGLLIIVFSTVTTTFLDAWSAGISSESLSKNINGKWIAVAATVIGMIGAIVYPMDDITDFLYLIGSVFAPMIAVQIADFFILHQDFSRKSVCIQNMLVWVVGFIAYRWLMGVDTILGNTLPDMVITIVLSVIVSLLFGKKND; encoded by the coding sequence ATGGGTAGCAGAAGAACATCAATTTTTGAAAACGGACTGATCTGGTTTGGAGCCGGAGTGTCCTTGGCAGAAATTTTAACAGGTACATATTTCGCATCTTTAGGATTTTCTACAGGATTATTAGCAATCATCATTGGACATATCATTGGATGTGGTATGATGTTTTTTGCCGGATTTATCGGTGGAAAGACAAGAAAAAGTGCAATGGAAACGGTAAAAATGAGTTTTGGATCAACGGGAGCTTTGTTATTTGCAGTGTTAAATATCCTGCAGTTAGTTGGATGGACAGCGATCATGATCTATGACGGATCATTAGCAGCAGCAGGAATCTTCAATATTGCGAACTGGGTATGGCCAGTCATTATCGGAGGATTGATCATTATCTGGATTCTGGTAGGAATTGAAAATTTAGGAAAGATTAATACGGTTGCAATGGCAGCATTATTTATTTTGACATTAGTTTTAAGCTTTATTATTTTCGGACATGGTTCATTAAAGCCGGTTGCAAATGATGGATTAACTTTCGGAGCAGCTGTAGAACTTGCAGTTGCCATGCCATTATCATGGCTGCCACTGATCAGTGACTACACAAGAGAAGCTAAAGAACCAACGAAAGCAACATGGGCAAGTGTGATCGTTTATGGATTGGTCAGCTGCTGGATGTATGTGATCGGTATGGGAATCTCTATCTTTACAGGAGAATCCGATATCGCACAGATCATGGTAAAAGCAGGACTTGGAATTGCAGGATTATTAATTATCGTATTCTCAACTGTAACAACAACATTCTTAGATGCTTGGTCTGCCGGAATTTCCAGTGAATCCCTATCTAAGAATATCAATGGAAAATGGATCGCAGTCGCGGCAACAGTGATCGGAATGATTGGGGCAATTGTTTATCCGATGGACGATATCACAGATTTCTTATATCTGATCGGATCAGTCTTTGCACCAATGATCGCTGTACAGATCGCAGATTTCTTTATCCTTCATCAGGATTTTTCAAGAAAATCTGTATGCATTCAGAACATGCTTGTATGGGTTGTTGGCTTTATTGCATACCGCTGGCTGATGGGTGTCGATACGATCCTTGGAAACACACTTCCTGATATGGTGATCACGATTGTTTTAAGTGTGATCGTAAGTTTATTGTTTGGGAAGAAGAATGATTAA
- a CDS encoding SGNH/GDSL hydrolase family protein, whose translation MKEILCFGDSNTYGLIPGTTRRYDRETRWTGILAEKLYDKGYRIIEEGLCGRTSVFDDATRDGRNGAKVLPMLLETHAPLDQVVLMLGTNDCKTYNHASADRIGKGIEKLIQQIRKADPAIDILLVSPIELGEDVWKPGFDLEFNQHSVKVSKQLKQTYLKIAWKYGCDFLAASDVAKPSKADMEHMNEEGHKNLAKAIESFLVEKERNHSNNYVNVV comes from the coding sequence ATGAAAGAGATATTATGCTTTGGAGATTCCAATACATATGGATTGATCCCAGGTACAACAAGAAGATATGACAGAGAAACAAGATGGACAGGAATTTTAGCAGAGAAACTTTACGATAAAGGATATCGAATTATAGAAGAAGGATTATGTGGAAGAACCAGTGTATTTGACGATGCAACAAGAGATGGAAGAAATGGAGCGAAAGTACTTCCAATGCTCTTAGAGACACACGCACCACTTGACCAGGTTGTTTTAATGCTTGGAACCAATGACTGCAAAACATATAACCATGCAAGTGCAGATCGCATCGGAAAAGGAATCGAAAAACTGATCCAGCAGATCAGAAAAGCTGATCCAGCGATCGATATTTTATTAGTATCTCCGATCGAATTAGGAGAAGATGTATGGAAACCAGGATTTGATCTTGAATTTAATCAGCATTCTGTGAAAGTATCCAAGCAATTAAAACAGACTTATTTAAAGATTGCATGGAAGTACGGATGTGATTTCCTTGCAGCAAGTGATGTAGCCAAGCCAAGTAAGGCAGATATGGAACATATGAATGAAGAAGGACATAAAAACCTTGCAAAAGCAATCGAATCATTTCTTGTAGAAAAGGAAAGAAATCATTCAAACAATTATGTAAATGTGGTATGA
- the thiD gene encoding bifunctional hydroxymethylpyrimidine kinase/phosphomethylpyrimidine kinase: MRTALSIAGSDSSGGAGVQADLKTMTMNGVFAMSAITALTAQNTTGVTGILEADPEFLKKQIDAVFEDIRPDAVKIGMVSSSGLIKTIAERLQHYKAENIVVDPVMVATSGSRLLEEDAVDTLKKELLPIATVITPNIPEAEILCGMEIHTEEDMVAAAKAIYEDLGCAVLLKGGHNINDANDLLYTKEEVSWFKGKRINNPNTHGTGCTLSSAIAANLAKGFDLKISVQRAKDYISRALADMLDLGAGSGPMNHAFDLKDEWKEEA; encoded by the coding sequence ATGAGAACAGCATTATCAATCGCTGGAAGTGATTCCAGTGGAGGCGCTGGAGTTCAGGCTGACTTAAAGACCATGACAATGAATGGTGTATTTGCAATGAGTGCGATCACAGCACTGACAGCCCAGAATACAACCGGCGTAACAGGAATATTAGAAGCAGATCCAGAATTCTTAAAGAAACAGATCGACGCAGTTTTTGAAGACATCAGACCCGATGCAGTCAAGATCGGGATGGTTTCCTCAAGCGGACTGATTAAAACGATCGCAGAAAGATTACAGCATTATAAAGCGGAAAATATCGTTGTTGATCCAGTGATGGTAGCAACAAGCGGATCACGATTATTAGAAGAAGATGCCGTAGATACATTAAAGAAAGAATTATTACCGATCGCTACGGTAATTACACCGAATATTCCAGAAGCTGAGATTCTGTGTGGAATGGAGATCCACACAGAAGAAGACATGGTAGCGGCTGCAAAAGCGATCTATGAAGATCTTGGATGCGCAGTGTTATTAAAAGGTGGTCATAATATTAACGATGCAAATGACCTTTTATATACAAAAGAAGAAGTTTCCTGGTTTAAAGGAAAAAGAATCAATAACCCAAATACACATGGAACAGGATGCACTCTTTCAAGTGCTATCGCAGCAAATCTTGCCAAAGGTTTTGACCTTAAGATTTCTGTACAGCGTGCAAAAGACTATATTTCAAGAGCATTGGCAGATATGTTGGATCTTGGAGCTGGAAGCGGACCAATGAATCATGCATTTGATTTAAAAGATGAATGGAAAGAGGAGGCATAG
- the hemB gene encoding porphobilinogen synthase, whose protein sequence is MERTRRLRTSNYMRDMVRENHVRIDELIYPIFVTEGENIKHPVESMPGIYQYSLDRLSEEINRIKEAGIKAILIFGIPDHKDEVGSGAYAEDGIVPKAIRQIKKEYEELLIIADVCLCEYTSHGHCGLVKDGVILNDETLPLLAKASVSYAKAGADIIAPSDMMDLRVKAIREALDEAGFVYTPIMSYSAKFASGYYGPFRDAAHSAPGFGDRKTYQMDPANGQEALREIGEDIEEGADLIIAKPALAYMDIMKEASMKYNIPIVAYNVSGEYAMVKAAAANGWIDEKKIVMENMVGLKRAGAKMIITYHALDVAKWLKEEGR, encoded by the coding sequence ATGGAACGTACAAGAAGATTAAGAACAAGCAACTATATGAGAGATATGGTAAGAGAAAATCATGTGAGAATTGACGAATTGATCTATCCAATCTTTGTTACAGAAGGAGAAAATATTAAACATCCTGTAGAATCTATGCCAGGGATTTATCAGTATTCGCTGGATCGTTTATCAGAGGAAATTAACAGGATCAAAGAAGCGGGGATCAAAGCAATTTTAATCTTTGGAATCCCAGATCATAAAGATGAAGTCGGAAGTGGTGCATACGCTGAAGATGGAATTGTGCCAAAGGCGATCCGCCAGATCAAAAAAGAATATGAAGAACTTTTGATCATTGCGGATGTATGTCTTTGTGAATACACATCTCATGGACACTGTGGACTTGTGAAAGACGGAGTGATCTTAAATGATGAAACACTTCCGCTTCTTGCAAAAGCATCTGTAAGTTATGCAAAAGCAGGGGCAGATATCATTGCGCCAAGTGATATGATGGATCTTCGAGTGAAAGCTATTCGTGAAGCTTTAGATGAAGCAGGATTTGTATACACACCGATCATGTCTTATAGTGCCAAGTTTGCGTCAGGATACTATGGACCATTTCGTGATGCAGCACATTCTGCACCAGGATTTGGAGATAGAAAAACATACCAGATGGATCCGGCAAATGGACAGGAAGCTCTAAGAGAGATCGGGGAAGACATCGAAGAAGGAGCAGACTTGATCATTGCCAAACCAGCACTTGCTTATATGGATATTATGAAAGAAGCATCTATGAAATACAATATTCCGATCGTTGCATACAATGTAAGCGGAGAATATGCTATGGTAAAAGCAGCTGCGGCCAATGGATGGATCGATGAGAAAAAGATCGTTATGGAAAATATGGTCGGATTAAAACGTGCTGGTGCAAAGATGATCATTACATATCATGCACTTGATGTTGCAAAATGGCTGAAAGAAGAGGGAAGATAA